The window CGCTTCCTCTGCAAACAATTTAGCTTCCGCCGTTGGATGTGCCACTAAAGGAGCGATTTCAAGAAGAGGAATAAGAACGAAAGCCCGCTCATGCATTCTTGGGTGTGGTACAATCAAGTTCTCCGTTTCAATATTGTCATTATTATACAGCAACACGTCAAGGTCTACAGTTCGCGGACCCCATCTTATATCACGAACCCGACCGAGTTCATGTTCAACTTGTTGACAAACTTCAAGAAGATCCCCCGCTACTAAACCTGTTTCAACACCTACCGCCATGTTAAGGAAATCTGCTTGATCCGTAAAGCCGACAGGTGCCGTCTCGTAAATTGAAGATACCGCCGTCACCGTTATACCCTCTCGCAAACGAAGAATTCTCACTGCTTCTACCAGATGATGCAACCTGTCGCCGATATTCGATCCGATTGAGATGTACGCCGTATTCACACGAAGCTCCCCCTCGTTATATCTACCGACACCGATGCATAATGCCCCGGAATGGGCGGGTCTGGCTTAATAAGCACAACTCGGACACCGGTCACTTTATTCGCAAACTCGTTCAATATGTCCGTAGCAATTTTTTCGGCAACTGCCTCAATCAACTTTACCGGGCTACCTTCAACAATTGATCGGCATACGCTATATACTTCCGCATAATTCACTGTTTTATCCAAGTCATCCGTTTTTCCAGCCTCAGAAAGATCTGTCGCAAGTGATACCGTCACCCGAAAACGTTGCCCAAGCTTCGTTTCCTCAGGCAATGCCCCATGGTAACCGTAAAACTCTAACTCATTCAGGTGTATATAATCCATACTGCATCCTCCTATTGTTCGAACTCCATTTTTCCCGTCAGGACATCCATCATTTTTGCCATCCTTGCGACTTCTTTCACGTCATGGACCCGCATAATGTGGCAACCGTGTTCGATTCCATAACAAACGGTTGCTCCGGTGCCTTCCAACCGTTCCTCAACAGGCAATCCAAGCACATTTCCGATTAGTGACTTCCGAGACGTACCTAGAAGCACCGGGTAGCCCATCTCTGAAATCCGATCTAACCCTTGCATCGTCCATACATTTTGAATTGCATTTCGAGCAAATCCAATGCCCGGATCTAGCCAGATATTATCTTGCGCCACTCCTGCCGCAACTGCAATTTCGACACTTTCCTGCAGATCAGTGATAACTTCGTCCATAAAGTCACCTTCGTACTCAGCCTTCTCACGATTATGCATCAAAATGATCGGCACATTGTACTTCGCCGCAACGTCCGCGATATACGGTTCGCGTTTCGCTCCCCATATATCGTTTATGATTTGCGCGCCCGCTAGAATTGCCTCTTCCGCGACACCCGCCTTATATGTATCTATCGACACCGTGCATCCGAGCTCTTTCGTCAATGCCTTAACGACCGGGATTGTTCGTTCAAGCTCTTCTTCGAACGAAATGGGGACATGCCCCGGACGCGTCGATTCTCCGCCGACATCGATGATTTTTGCTCCGTTGCGCAGCATTTCATCCGCGTGTTTGAGAGCGGTATCGATGCGACCATATTTTCCTCCATCCGAAAACGAATCCGGCGTCACATTTAAAATCCCCATAATTACTGTTTCTTTTTTAAAATCCATTTCCGTATTTCCAAATCGATACACATCACGTGCCCGAGTCAATTCCATCAACAGCCACCATCTTTCATTTCTTCTACTGCTTGCCTGTATAATTCGTGCAACTTTTTATAATACACACCTGAAGCACCCGGAAGTACGATGTCCTCAATCGCAGATAACGGCACGAGTTCTTGCACAGCATTTGTGACAAATAGTTCATCCGCATATTCTACATCTTCTTTGCCGAAAAACCCCTCGTTTACTGTGATTCCAACAGATTTAGCAACTTCGATAATATAGGCACGCGTCGTCCCCGGAAGAATCCCGGTTTCAATGGCCGGTGTAAACAGCACACCACCTTTCA of the Sporosarcina sp. FSL K6-1508 genome contains:
- the folK gene encoding 2-amino-4-hydroxy-6-hydroxymethyldihydropteridine diphosphokinase, producing MNTAYISIGSNIGDRLHHLVEAVRILRLREGITVTAVSSIYETAPVGFTDQADFLNMAVGVETGLVAGDLLEVCQQVEHELGRVRDIRWGPRTVDLDVLLYNNDNIETENLIVPHPRMHERAFVLIPLLEIAPLVAHPTAEAKLFAEEAAVRDEGVILWKKLNGVDELLQEGE
- the folB gene encoding dihydroneopterin aldolase: MDYIHLNELEFYGYHGALPEETKLGQRFRVTVSLATDLSEAGKTDDLDKTVNYAEVYSVCRSIVEGSPVKLIEAVAEKIATDILNEFANKVTGVRVVLIKPDPPIPGHYASVSVDITRGSFV
- the folP gene encoding dihydropteroate synthase; protein product: MELTRARDVYRFGNTEMDFKKETVIMGILNVTPDSFSDGGKYGRIDTALKHADEMLRNGAKIIDVGGESTRPGHVPISFEEELERTIPVVKALTKELGCTVSIDTYKAGVAEEAILAGAQIINDIWGAKREPYIADVAAKYNVPIILMHNREKAEYEGDFMDEVITDLQESVEIAVAAGVAQDNIWLDPGIGFARNAIQNVWTMQGLDRISEMGYPVLLGTSRKSLIGNVLGLPVEERLEGTGATVCYGIEHGCHIMRVHDVKEVARMAKMMDVLTGKMEFEQ